From Pagrus major chromosome 2, Pma_NU_1.0, one genomic window encodes:
- the LOC141013939 gene encoding P2Y purinoceptor 3: protein MPHSVNSFPTETVISKSFSLDLFSSSEVPTELYTEDSFIGSVANFSGSSSLRCTYKEDFKRILLPAVYTFVFLLGLPLNAAVIQKIWKTRPNLSKNNIYMLNLAIADFLYVMSLPLLIYNYGSHDYWPFGEFACKLVRFQFYSNLHGSILFLTCISVQRYVGICHPFALWHKQGGRRMAWCICGGVWLVVAVLCAPTFHFAATGTQRNRTVCYDLSTPKRSVDYYPYGMALTCLGFLLPFMGVMVCYCRMAHILCRPVSYQGVSMATGEKRDKAVRMIIVVAAVFCISFLPFHLTKTMYLVVRTLPNAPCETRNLFSIIYKSTRPFASMNSFLDPILFYFTQPRYRRSTRRFVLRVTALKDKGTSV from the exons ATGCCACATTCTGTCAACTCCTTCCCAACGGAAACTGTCATCTCTAAATCCTTCTCCTTGGACCTCTTCTCTAGCAGTGAAGTCCCGACAGAGCTGTACACAGAAGACAGCTTCATCGGCAGCGTCGCTAACTTCAGCGGGTCAAGCAGCCTCCGCTGCACCTACAAGGAGGACTTTAAACGTATTTTACTTCCTGCTGTGTACACCTTTGTCTTCCTGCTCGGCCTTCCTCTCAATGCTGCTGTCATACAGAAGATATGGAAGACCCGGCCAAATCTGTCCAAAAACAACATCTATATGCTCAACTTGGCCATAGCCGACTTTCTgtatgtgatgtcacttccccTACTCATCTACAACTATGGCAGCCATGACTACTGGCCCTTTGGGGAGTTCGCCTGTAAACTGGTCAGGTTTCAGTTCTACAG TAATCTGCATGGCAgcatcctcttcctcacctgCATCAGTGTGCAGCGCTACGTGGGCATTTGCCACCCTTTCGCGTTGTGGCACAAGCAAGGCGGTCGCAGGATGGCTTGGTGTATCTGTGGAGGGGTGTGGCTGGTGGTCGCCGTCCTGTGCGCACCAACTTTTCACTTTGCTGCGACAGGAACCCAGCGAAACCGCACGGTGTGTTACGATTTAAGTACTCCGAAGCGTTCAGTAGACTACTATCCTTATGGCATGGCTCTGACCTGCCTCGGCTTCCTGTTGCCTTTCATGGGTGTGATGGTGTGCTACTGTCGGATGGCCCACATCCTCTGTCGCCCGGTGTCCTACCAGGGTGTGTCCATGGCGACTGGGGAGAAACGGGACAAGGCGGTGAGGATGATCATCGTGGTGGCAGCAGTGTTCTGCATAAGCTTCCTGCCATTTCACCTCACCAAGACCATGTACCTGGTGGTGCGCACTCTGCCCAATGCGCCCTGCGAGACCAGAAACCTGTTCTCAATCATCTACAAGAGCACCAGGCCGTTTGCCAGCATGAACAGCTTCCTGGATCcgattctgttttatttcacgCAGCCACGCTACCGCCGGAGCACCAGGAGGTTTGTGCTCAGAGTCACCGCCCTCAAGGACAAAGGCACCAGTGTGTAA